Proteins found in one Paenibacillus borealis genomic segment:
- a CDS encoding DHA2 family efflux MFS transporter permease subunit has translation MDQTLKQDADFRLSGILVPLLAIIAGVFMVVLDSTAMNVALSRLVVDFKTDLHTLQWVVTGYMLAQASVIPLSGWLSDRFGAKNVFLTAVIVFTVGSILCATPSRAEWLVAFRVLQGLGGGCVLPVGMAYVYRLAPKNKVGVVMGIMGIPVLFAPAIGPVLSGWLVEYHSWRWIFLINIPIGIICVLIGLRKLPNAAKNSVPGMDKFGMVLGPLAFASLTYGVSQGAQSWTSDKTLIGLSLGAVALIAFVIAELRSRTPLLELRILKSVDFTTGIIVQWIAQFGLYGALFLLPQFLQQARGFGAFDTGLTLLPQAIASGLMMPIAGILFDRIGVRWLVVCGLSLVSGALFQYSHVDLTTQSRDLILPLIMCGAGMGMMMMPMNTHLLNKAPGNLVNRVTSLTNSMQQVINSLAVSTLVTILTARTSARGIEMQEAAAAAGQTVDGASKEALQLAKQTVLAQGFADTFRIMIFVALGGAVLGLLLRRGRKSESGGSKEKVVPEIMHG, from the coding sequence ATGGATCAGACCTTGAAGCAGGATGCCGATTTCCGGTTATCCGGCATTCTAGTTCCGCTGCTGGCGATTATTGCCGGCGTATTTATGGTTGTCCTGGACAGTACAGCAATGAATGTGGCTTTATCCAGGCTGGTCGTGGATTTCAAAACAGATCTGCACACGCTGCAGTGGGTAGTAACCGGATATATGCTCGCGCAGGCTTCCGTCATTCCGTTGTCGGGCTGGCTGTCTGACCGGTTCGGGGCTAAGAATGTCTTTTTGACAGCCGTTATTGTGTTTACGGTTGGCTCGATTCTGTGTGCAACGCCAAGCCGTGCAGAATGGCTGGTTGCTTTCCGTGTATTGCAGGGACTCGGCGGAGGCTGTGTGCTACCGGTCGGGATGGCGTATGTCTACAGACTGGCTCCGAAGAATAAAGTGGGCGTCGTCATGGGTATTATGGGAATTCCGGTGCTGTTCGCTCCGGCGATTGGTCCTGTACTGTCCGGCTGGCTGGTGGAGTATCACTCCTGGCGCTGGATCTTCCTGATTAATATTCCTATCGGCATTATCTGTGTGCTGATCGGGCTGCGGAAGCTGCCGAATGCGGCGAAGAACTCCGTACCCGGCATGGATAAATTCGGAATGGTCCTCGGACCGCTGGCTTTTGCTTCACTCACTTACGGAGTAAGTCAGGGGGCGCAGAGCTGGACCTCTGACAAAACTCTAATCGGGCTGTCTCTGGGAGCTGTTGCTCTGATTGCCTTTGTCATTGCCGAGCTTCGTTCCAGGACCCCTCTACTGGAGCTGCGGATTCTGAAATCTGTGGATTTCACCACCGGGATTATCGTGCAGTGGATCGCCCAGTTCGGTTTATACGGCGCCTTATTCCTGCTGCCGCAGTTTCTGCAGCAGGCGCGCGGCTTCGGCGCATTCGATACCGGCCTGACACTGCTGCCGCAGGCCATCGCTTCCGGGCTGATGATGCCGATTGCCGGCATTCTGTTCGACCGGATCGGAGTGCGCTGGCTTGTGGTCTGCGGTCTTAGCTTGGTCTCAGGCGCGTTATTCCAGTATTCCCATGTCGATCTGACCACCCAGAGCCGTGATCTGATTCTTCCGCTGATCATGTGCGGTGCAGGGATGGGGATGATGATGATGCCGATGAATACGCATCTGCTGAACAAGGCGCCAGGCAACCTGGTCAACCGGGTAACCTCGCTGACTAACTCCATGCAGCAGGTTATCAACTCGCTTGCAGTGTCGACGCTGGTTACAATCCTGACTGCCAGAACCTCCGCGCGCGGTATTGAGATGCAGGAAGCGGCAGCCGCTGCCGGACAGACTGTGGACGGAGCCTCGAAGGAAGCCCTGCAGCTGGCCAAGCAAACCGTATTGGCCCAAGGCTTCGCCGATACCTTCCGCATTATGATCTTTGTCGCTTTAGGCGGTGCGGTCCTTGGACTGCTGCTGCGCCGGGGCCGTAAGTCAGAAAGCGGAGGCTCCAAAGAGAAAGTTGTGCCTGAAATCATGCACGGTTAA
- a CDS encoding amino acid ABC transporter permease, which produces MDDRKIQIFLDSLLPLFKAGVAFTIPLTLVSFALGLTLAVITALVRLSSWRIPKLIAGFYVWVIRGTPLLLQLFIIFYGLPTVGIVLDPFIAAVIGFTLSVGAYSSEIVRAAILSIHKGQWEAAFSVGMSRGQALRRVILPQAARVSVPPLSNSFISLVKDTSLAASITYVEMFRKAQQITATTYEPLLLYCEAGLFYLLFCSVLSALQKYLEKRLDRYSAS; this is translated from the coding sequence ATGGATGACCGCAAAATACAAATATTTCTCGACTCACTGCTGCCTCTGTTCAAAGCCGGGGTGGCTTTTACCATTCCGCTAACCCTTGTCTCCTTTGCACTTGGGCTTACGCTTGCTGTAATTACCGCGCTTGTGCGGCTGTCATCCTGGAGAATTCCGAAGCTGATTGCCGGTTTCTATGTATGGGTTATCCGTGGAACACCGCTGCTGCTGCAGCTGTTTATTATCTTCTACGGCTTGCCTACAGTAGGCATTGTGCTGGATCCGTTCATCGCAGCGGTCATCGGCTTCACACTTAGTGTCGGGGCATATTCCTCGGAAATTGTCCGGGCGGCTATTCTGTCTATACATAAAGGCCAATGGGAAGCCGCTTTTTCCGTGGGCATGAGCCGTGGACAGGCTTTGCGGCGCGTGATTCTGCCTCAGGCTGCCCGTGTATCGGTTCCCCCGTTATCGAACTCATTTATCAGTCTTGTGAAGGATACATCACTGGCAGCAAGCATCACATACGTAGAAATGTTCCGCAAAGCACAGCAAATTACAGCGACCACCTACGAACCGCTGCTGCTGTATTGCGAAGCCGGACTGTTCTATTTGCTGTTCTGTTCTGTGCTGTCGGCGCTGCAGAAATATCTGGAGAAGCGGCTGGACCGGTATTCGGCCAGTTAA
- a CDS encoding amino acid ABC transporter ATP-binding protein: MIEIRDLHKSFGPLQVLKGVDLTVEHGQVMVIIGPSGSGKTTLLRCFNLLETPDKGSLALNNIKLDFTPGGKIPQRTVLSLRQQTGMVFQSYNLFPHMTALGNVMEGQVTVQKRSREEARTKALALLDKVGLADKADTYPHQLSGGQQQRVAIARAMAVEPEVLLFDEPTSALDPELVGEVLKVIKQLAREGMTMVIVTHEMKFAADVADRIILMDNGVILEQGTPQQVLEQTKNPRALQFLNRLSGED, translated from the coding sequence ATGATTGAAATACGCGATTTACATAAATCCTTCGGTCCGCTGCAGGTCTTGAAGGGCGTTGATCTGACCGTTGAGCATGGCCAGGTGATGGTGATCATCGGACCTTCCGGCTCCGGCAAAACCACCCTGCTGCGCTGCTTCAATCTGCTGGAGACCCCCGATAAGGGGAGTCTGGCTCTGAATAATATTAAGCTGGATTTCACTCCCGGCGGTAAAATCCCGCAGCGCACCGTGCTGTCTCTGCGCCAGCAGACGGGAATGGTCTTCCAGTCCTACAATCTGTTCCCCCATATGACGGCACTGGGGAATGTAATGGAGGGCCAGGTGACTGTTCAGAAGCGTTCCAGGGAGGAAGCCAGAACGAAGGCGCTTGCCCTGCTGGACAAGGTAGGGCTGGCCGACAAGGCCGATACCTATCCGCATCAGCTGTCCGGCGGCCAGCAGCAGCGTGTAGCGATTGCCCGGGCGATGGCGGTAGAACCGGAGGTGCTGCTGTTCGATGAGCCGACCTCGGCGCTCGATCCGGAACTGGTCGGTGAGGTGCTGAAGGTAATCAAGCAGCTGGCCCGGGAAGGAATGACGATGGTCATTGTTACCCATGAGATGAAATTTGCGGCCGATGTGGCCGACCGGATCATCCTGATGGACAATGGGGTCATTCTGGAGCAGGGAACACCGCAGCAGGTGCTGGAGCAGACGAAGAACCCGCGCGCACTGCAGTTCCTGAACCGCCTGAGCGGAGAAGACTGA
- a CDS encoding amino acid ABC transporter substrate-binding protein, protein MKKLSLTIMLLLTMAVVAACGNNNNNNSAAGSNAAAEPTAAATDSAAPAEQNSLEAVKASGKLRIGTEGTYAPFTYHDADGKLTGFDVEIAEEVTKRLGVEAEFIETQWDGIFAGMDAKRFDTIFNEVSITDERKVKYDFSDPYIVSKAVLIVSEDNEDIKSFADLKGKKAGQSLTSNLGQIATDNGAEIVSTEGFNQAIDLLTSGRIDATVNDGLSFLDLKKQKPDIKIKQVDEIAEGSYSAAVFLKGNDELVQAVNEALAAMHDDGTYLKISEKYFGADVSK, encoded by the coding sequence ATGAAAAAACTTAGTCTGACAATTATGCTGCTCCTGACCATGGCAGTGGTTGCGGCGTGCGGCAACAACAATAACAATAATTCAGCAGCAGGCAGCAATGCGGCGGCTGAACCTACTGCAGCGGCTACAGACAGTGCGGCGCCTGCTGAGCAGAATAGTCTGGAAGCTGTCAAAGCAAGCGGCAAGCTGCGTATCGGAACGGAAGGAACCTATGCACCGTTCACGTATCATGATGCGGACGGCAAGCTTACCGGCTTCGATGTCGAAATTGCCGAAGAAGTAACTAAACGTCTGGGCGTGGAAGCTGAGTTTATCGAAACTCAGTGGGACGGTATTTTTGCCGGTATGGATGCCAAGCGGTTCGATACGATCTTCAACGAAGTTTCCATTACCGACGAGCGCAAAGTGAAATATGATTTCTCTGATCCGTATATCGTATCCAAGGCTGTGCTGATCGTCAGTGAAGATAATGAGGATATCAAATCCTTTGCTGACCTCAAGGGTAAGAAAGCCGGCCAGTCCCTGACAAGTAACCTCGGACAGATTGCAACGGACAATGGTGCAGAGATTGTGTCTACAGAAGGCTTCAATCAGGCGATTGACCTGCTGACCTCCGGACGGATTGATGCGACTGTTAATGACGGCTTGTCCTTCCTGGATCTGAAGAAGCAGAAGCCGGATATCAAGATCAAGCAGGTGGATGAGATTGCTGAAGGTTCGTATAGTGCAGCGGTCTTCCTGAAGGGTAACGATGAGCTGGTGCAGGCAGTGAACGAAGCGCTGGCTGCCATGCACGATGACGGTACTTACCTGAAGATTTCCGAGAAGTATTTCGGAGCTGACGTATCGAAATAA
- a CDS encoding S-layer homology domain-containing protein, with the protein MSIKKNTIAAFTAVTLLTFSLGGQIFAAGSSFKDIDSVTGKDKINSLKQQGLIKGISDTQFLPASTVTTAQGVQFISGGLQLSLAAIDFNKAPVASAIFSKVKDNAWYAEAFINAHYNGVDIPADIDPSKPITKELFTNLLIQGVEKAGNLPMINIVPVDIADADALEPSYQGSIQRSLKYNINTLDANGKFNPKSQLTRAEAAIMLYNALDYLNSRSDAATQN; encoded by the coding sequence ATGAGTATCAAAAAAAACACGATCGCAGCTTTTACAGCCGTAACGCTTCTTACCTTCTCTCTCGGTGGACAGATTTTCGCGGCCGGCAGCAGCTTTAAGGATATCGACAGTGTAACCGGCAAGGACAAAATCAACTCTCTGAAGCAGCAGGGCCTGATCAAAGGAATTTCGGATACCCAGTTTCTGCCCGCATCCACAGTAACTACGGCACAGGGCGTTCAGTTTATCTCGGGCGGACTCCAGCTTAGCCTGGCCGCAATCGATTTCAACAAGGCTCCCGTAGCCAGTGCGATCTTCTCCAAAGTAAAAGACAACGCCTGGTACGCTGAAGCCTTCATCAATGCCCACTACAATGGTGTGGACATTCCGGCTGATATTGATCCGTCCAAGCCGATCACCAAAGAGCTGTTCACGAATCTGCTGATTCAAGGTGTTGAGAAAGCCGGCAATCTGCCGATGATCAATATCGTTCCGGTGGACATCGCCGATGCAGATGCTCTTGAGCCGTCCTACCAGGGCAGTATCCAGCGCTCCCTGAAATACAACATCAATACACTGGATGCTAATGGCAAGTTCAATCCGAAGAGCCAGCTCACCCGCGCAGAAGCGGCAATTATGCTCTACAACGCACTGGATTATTTGAACTCCCGCAGCGATGCGGCCACACAGAATTAA